In Miscanthus floridulus cultivar M001 chromosome 8, ASM1932011v1, whole genome shotgun sequence, the sequence cttatttggagatacaaatgttgctaatattttctataaacccaGTCACTCTTGTCGGGCAGAGGGAGTACTTATTTGTAGAACTAGAAGTAAGATATTTTTTGTAAACTCTTTTTTAGTTTGCCTGAACTTCAGAAGTACTTAATTTAGGACTAGAGGTAAAACATTTGTGCCCTTGTATACTGTAGTGATCCTACCTTGCATGATTCTGAAGTATATGCACCAAAGATTCCAAAGGGACTCTTAGATAGTCAGACATTTGTAACTTTCTTTAGAATATCAATCCTATACATTTATTTTGTGGACCTGCCATTGAACATTGAAGATATTTAAAATACAATTACCCATGACTGAGCCTTTTGATCCATgtaagttagggtaggctagtgATGGaactcattgagagctacaaaaTTTTATATAAAACATGTGAAATTAAAATATTAATAGTAATTAGATCGTCCCTTCAGACTGAACCTTCTGTTTTGGCACCTAGTATTATGTTATCTTTTCAGCCATACAGTGAAGAACTCTTTGATGTGTGTACTAACTACTAAGCTGTATGTCTTCTGCAAATATGATAATCTAGATTGGCAAGACAAAAGTATTCCTTCGTGCTGGTCAGATGGCTGAACTTGATGCTCGTAGAAATGAAGTGTTAGGGCGTTCAGCTAGCATGATTCAGAGGAAAGTACGTTCATTCTTGGCACAGAAGAGTTTCATTGCATTGCGACGAGCAGCTTTACAAATCCAGACAGTTTGTCGTGGTGAGCTTATTTTGTTCTCCTATTTGTTATATTAACCAGTCTATTTATCCCAATCTATTTTCCCCATGAAGCTCCTTTGATGTGGTTTTGCTTAATTCTTTATAGGTGAGCTTGCAAGAAGAGTTTATCACAACCTCCGCAGAGAAGCTGCTTCACTCAAGATCCAGACTTTGTACCGCATGTATACTGCCAGAAAAGCATACAACGAGCTTTCTGCTTCAGCAGTTACCATTCAATCAGGATTGCGCGGTATGTGCGCGTGTAAAGAGCTCCACTTCAGAAGACAAACAAGAGCTGCAATCATCATCCAGGTAATATGACAAAGAAACCAATCATGCTCATGTTGGGCGACAAGCAATGGACTACTACAAGGAAATAACAGTTATGTCAATATATTTAGGATATAATGGCCACTCTGAAACATACAATGTTAACTTTACTTGTTGAATATCCAAGAAAGCAGTTCTAAGTTCTTACATGATTGGTGGCTGGATTTTTTCCTGTGTAGGAAGCTAGAGAAGCCATTAAAATTTGTGAAAGTTGGTTTTCTTAATATTGTCTTCTATACAATCAGACATAGAATGAAATTTGTTTATGAGAAAATTGCATCTATGGCTTTGTTTGTATTGAAGACACCAATATGAATTGACACATGCTTCCATTCTCCTCGTTTTAATGTGTACCTACCACGATATCGACTGAATGCACACTTACCCTTTATATATAATTGGATTGTGCCACGATATTTCTTAAAAACATGATACATATCTTGATGAAGTAACATGTACATTGTATAGGTGATGATCCTTGTTATCTCTCATCAACAGTTATGGCCAAATGTTCCTGACCTTTGTGTATATTCATATTTCTATTCCAGAGTCACTGCCGTCAATTCTTGGTGAGATTGCattattcaagaacaaagaaagCTGCAATTACTACACAGTGTGCCTGGAGAGGGAAGGTTGCTAGAAAGGAGCTCCGTAAGCTCAAAATGGTAAGTTCAAGCACACTGGGTGGCAGGCGATTTTGTTCTACCAATGCTATTTCTGTAGCATATACATATTTCTCATCTCAACTCACCGTTTTCTTGCTCATATTACTGTTTATCAGGCTGCCCGGGAAACTGGTGCATTGCAAGCTGCCAAAAATAAACTTGAAAAGCAAGTTGAGGAGCTTACGTGGCGGCTACAGTTGGAGAAGCGCATGCGAGTGAGTTTTATATAGTAAAGTTTGCAGTTGTCACCACGTACATGCTCCAAATTTTTTCCTCCTTGTTCAAGTACATGAAGGGTTACTTGTTCAAGTCTTCTTTGATGACGTTGCCTGAAAAGGCTGCTGGTCATATCATTTTCTACAATTGTTGCATAATTTCTGGGATAATAATCAAACTTATTTGAATATTTAGAGGGTTGTTTTATTCTGTTAATAACAGTAAAATGTGTAGATTTGTAAATTTACTTTTATAGGATACATGATGTATGTGGTGCATTCTTGTTTGCTGTAGGCTGATCTCGAGGAAGCTAAATCACAAGAAAATGCAAAGTTGCAAGCTGCATTGCAGGAGGTGCAACAACAGTACAAAGAGACAAAAGAAATACTAGTACAGGAGAGGGAAGCAGCCAAAAAGGCTGCAGAGATAGCTCCAGTTATTAAAGAGGTCCCTGTTATAGATACAGAGCTAATGAATAAGCTTAGAGATGAAAATGACAAACTGAAGGTGAGACCCGAACATAAGAATTATTTGAATGTTTTTATGTTTTCCAGTAGACACCATTTCCTTTTACTTTTAAGTTCTGTTAGTTTTTGTCCATGCTTATGTTTGTCACTTTTTCTGCCATGCTACAGACTTTGGTCAGTTCTCTTGAAAAGAAGATCGATGATACCGAGAAGAAATATCAAGAAACAAGCAAAATCAGTGAGGATAGGCTCAAACAGGCAATGGATGCCGAGACTAAAATCGTTGACTTGAACATGGCAATGCTAAGGTTTTCTATTTTCCTAGTCACTGCACGATAGATTTGACATTTTCTGCTTTTAACTATGTTTTATGTTACACTTTGTTTACTTAAATTCTTTAGCGGAAAACTGGACATGTTTCTTTTATTATTCTGCTTCAGGCTTCAAGAGAAAATATCCACCATGGAATCTGAGGAGAAAGTGCAAAGACAAGCGCTGCTAAGCACGCCAGTCAAGAGCATGTCTGAACATTTGTCAATTCCAATTGCTCCAAAGGTACATGTAATGGATTGATTGGAAAATGATGGTTCTTACTATtgaaattctttttttttctttactcAAATCTTCCGTTTTCTTTTTACTCAGAATTTGGAGAACGGCTATCATGAGGTTGAAGAGCATAAGGTTTGAAGTTTTTCCATCTTAATATCTACCTTTTGTCTCTTGAACTTTCATTTATGCTCATAATCTTTGTTCTCAATTATAATAACTTTTCAGGAACCCCAAAGTGCACCTCCTGCTATTAAGGAATATGGGAATGGTGATCCTAAGATGAGGAAATCTTGTGTTGACAGGCAACTTGTATGTCGCCAAAATTTTATGTTTAAATTGCTTGTGTAAACATGGTTATCTGAAGGTTATCTTTTTTGTAGGAAAACGTGGATGCACTCATTGACTGTGTAGGGAAAAACCTTGGATATTGTGCAGGGAAGCCAGTTGCTGCTATTACGATATACAAATGTCTTCTTTATTGGAAATCATTCGAGGCAGAGAAGACTAGCGTTTTTGACCGTCTCATTCAGTTAATAGGATCTGCAATCGAGGTAATCTGGCACTGGAGATTTTAGTCATGATACTCAAACATGAAAGTACCATAATTGACCattaagaaaataaacaagccatCCCTTTGCCCTTTCCGCCTTTTTTGATAAAGATAAGATTTACTCTCCGCATGGAACAATGCAGATGTGTGAAAAATGGGCATATTATGTGAAATCTTAGTGTAGAGATCTAAATCTAAATCACCTGTGTTGTTTCTCCAACCTAACACATTCATGTTACTGAAGAGATAAGCCATGACACACTTCACTGTTGTTAATCATGTTTGTTTTTAAACGAGGCTGCTGCTATGTTCTTTTATGATTTTGGAAGCCAGTTACAGTGCTTTTGAGTTTTACAAGTGGCAAGTTTGTTATTTTGTTCTTTCTGCCAGACTCACTTTGTCCAGTGTTTGATGCAGAACGAGGATGACAATGACAACCTTGCTTACTGGCTCTCCAATACATCCAGCTTACTGTTCCTACTGCAGAGAAGTCTCAAGGCTGCTGGTGCTCCTGGTAGCGTTTCACGGAAGAAACCTCCTCAGCCAACATCATTATTTGGCAGAATGGCCCAAGTACGCTATTGACCTTTGCCGCTTGAAAACTGAATTAATGAGTTGGGGAATATAGCGTAATAAATCCATTTGTCTAGGGCTTGCGTTCTGCATCTTTTGCCAACATGCATGTCGAAGCAACAGATGTTGTGCGCCAAGTTGAGGCCAAATATCCCGCCTTGCTTTTCAAGCAGCAGCTAACTGCTTATGTGGAGAAGATATATGGAATCGTCCGAGACAATATTAAAAAGGAATTATCATCTTTGATTTCGCTATGTATCCAGGTAACGTATCCTCTCTGTAGTTTGTTTACTGGTTGTTGACAAATTCATATTTAACATTTGGTTCTAAACATGTGACCCAAAACGACTTATAGTTTATCACCCTTGATTTCTTTTAATCACAAGTCCCCAAGAACAATGAAAGCTAGCATGCTGCGAGTTTCTGGGCGATTATCTGGTCAATCTCAGAGTCAGAGCAACCACTGGCAGAAAATTATTGAAAGCTTGGATAAGCTCTTGAAGATACTGCAAGATAACCATGTATGTGTCTCATTGTTTCCATATCATTCCCTTGTGCTGATCTGCTGGATGTGTGTTTACTGTTGCTTTGTTTATCCTCAGGTGCCCCCCGTTTTAGCTCAGAAAATCTATACGCAGATATTTTCGTACATCAATGTACAGCTATTTAACAGGTGCGCTTATCTTTCAGTTTCTTGACTTCTATGTTTGTGGAAACTAGCGTGGTCAATGGTTGTGCGGTTTTGTTCTGCAGTCTATTGCTTCGTCGTGAGTGTTGCTCCTTCAGCAACGGAGAGTATGTCAAGGCTGGTCTAGCTGAGTTGGAGTTGTGGTGTGCAAAGGCAACAACTGAGGTGATCTGCTTTCTGTGTACATGGCTtgctttattttattttattttattttatttttttgattaaTCACTGAAGTTTTGTGGTTACAGTATGCAGCATCTTCATGGGATGAGCTTAAGCATATCAGACAGGCTGTTGGATTTTTGGTATGACCAGTTCTACCAAATTTGCATTCTAATATATTCACGCTGAGATTCTGGATACAGTTCTGGGATCAGTCGTGTTCTTATCTTTGGATGTACTAAAGTTTCATATTCATAGTCTGGACAGGAGACAAACACAACAATTTCTGttgtttgatcttgagtttaaacTGCTGTTCCCATTTTAAGAGGCAAACTCGTGTATTAATACATTTCTAATATCGTTTCAGGTTATATTCCAGAAGTTCAGAATATCTTATGATGAGATAGTCAATGACCTATGTCCGGTAAATTCTTAGTTCTTCAAACATACATTTAAATGTTGAATCTCTCGTATTGTTCTCTCTCTACTTTTTTTCACTTGCAGAGTATAGAGGCTTGTTTCTAATACATGTCCTATTATCTATGCTTGTAGATCTTGAGTGTTCAACAACTGTACAGAATATGTACACAATACTGGGATGACAAGTATAATACCCAAAGTGTTTCATCAGACGTGAGTACCTTTTCTGAagagcttcaccattatatctgCAATCTTATTTGTTATCGAAGTTCTATTTGTTGGGTTGAAAAGTATAGAACTTCAAATTCCCTAgttgtatggaatttgtatatgcTGAAACTCACTGCTCAACAGTCAACAGTagatgtgatttctttttttttttgttaaaaaatCGTAACGGGCTGCCTGCCTGTGCTGGATATTTTTACACAGTAAGGGAAAATAAAAGTAACTGGACCATCTAATGTTTCAGGTTCTTAGTAACATGCGGGTGCTAATGACAGAGGATTCTAATAGTGCTGAAAGCGGTTCATTCTTGTTAGATGATAATTCAAGGTAACATTAAGTACCATCCCATTAAACTGTGGTATTGTTATATTGCTTTGATGATTATTTATGACAATCTCGGTCTTCATGCAGCATCCTGTTCTCGGTGGATGATATCACCAACTCAATGCAGGAGAAGGACTTCACGGATGTCAAACCGGCTGATGAGCTGGTCGAGAACCCTGCCTTCCAGTTTTTACAGGATTAGGGCTTGTGAAGTCTCGAGCATTATGCTGCTAGATATCTTGTCAGATCATTTCTTGATTTGTTGTATATTTTTTTTGATCCTTTCTACCCCATATGTGCTAGTTATCTTTTCTTTTCAGCTAgcttttgtaaaattcatataggTATTTGTTAGGGTTGGGATGGGATTCCCCCCTTACAGTTAGAAAAAGCCGTATCTTTTAAAGCGGGGCAAATGATTCTTTGTAGGGCAACATGAAATCAATGTTTTTACCCAAGGGTGGTAGGGAGGGGTAGAGGCAATGTTAGTAGGCTCTCCCCGATTATAGATTGTGTAAATTATATACTGTAAATCAACAGTGCaatgaaaaagaaaggaaagctaTATAGCAAATGCAGTTATGACATCTTGTTGTCTTGTGTCTGAACAGCTCGGTGTGAGGGTTCATGTAATCTTGTGTAGCACTTGTTCATGCCACATGCGTGCTGATCGTGCTTGACGGGCCTGTTTGGTTTATTGCCGGCGAGGGAGCAATCCAGACCCCCAATTTTGAGTGCCCGGTGGTTTAGATTTGCGCTTGGTAGGCCTGTCCGGACAGTAACCAAACAGACCCGACATGCTTCAGAGCATAGTTGACATCCTAGGCTATGTACTACTTGGAATAGCCATTTTTGTCCCTCAAATATCGTTTGGCACTCAAATTTTATCTTCTTAATGGTTAACCGTGAAAAGAAAATTAATATGAAGGTTCCATTTTCATTTCAAAACTATATAAACATATAGTTTTGATATTATGTACATATATCCTCTCACTAATGATCTCAGGTAAGATGCCTCCAACTAACAAATATTCTTTACACATTACACTTGGCTAAGGCAAAAATCAAAGATTGTTCAGGAACACTTGCCTAAGGCAAAAATCAATGACTGTTTCAAGACCTTTTTGGAATGCAGAAATTTcataggaaaaacataggaacatggttttttttttctcatgtTCTAAACATGCCCTTAGTGTTCATGCAACACAAAGACAATCTCCGGAAGAATGAGTGATGGTGAACGTTGATGGCGAAATCAGAGAGAATGGGAATTGGTTTAGTGATAAGAGACCACAATTGTGACTCCCTAGCTGCTTCTAGGCAGGTATACAATAGGACCATTGATCTAGAACCTGAGGAGACAATTGCTCTCAGGCATGCCGTCCATTTTGTCTAAAAAATCCCATATAATTAGGGTGGTAATTTTGATTGCCTCTCAGAAGCTCTAATAAAGAAAAAAATGGAAAGGATTGCTCTCTGGTGGCTTTTATCATCCATGACATCAAGTAAGAGACAAGAATTTCATCAATTGTTTTTTACTTTAGGCCGCGTTTAGATCGTAAAATTTTTTGACCTGACCCAAAAACCTGACAGCTGCAGGTTTTGGCCAAAAACCTGACATCCAAATTTTTTTAGGTTGCTGTTTtgttgccaaaaattttggcctGGCCCAAAACCTGACAGATGCACCATTAATTGTCTCTCATGCACATGCAAACACATGCATGCGCCCAATGCATGCTGTAGCTGCAAACACATGCATGCTGTTGTCTCTCATGCTGCATGCATGTTTTATCACAATGACATAACAGATGTATTGAACAATTAATCATGCATAATTCATCCATAAACTGGCGTCAACCATTAACAGCAACCGTACATCTGCAGTACACATACATGTCCCCAAACACACAAAACTGTCAAGAGTGGTTTAGCAAAGCATAAGCAATCGAATCACGAAATTCATTCATCAGATCAGACTCATCCTCAACTTTCTCGGGGCCAGGCTGATTCTCAGACGCTTGTCGCGGCACATAGTTATCATCACGGTCACACCTTACAAAGTGTCTATCCCCTATGCCACTTATCCTAATGAAATTATGTAGAGCACAACATGCAACTATGATTTGGCTTTGTTTATGAGGTGCATAAGAAGGGATCTGATGCAAGATGCACCACTTCATTTTCAAAACTCCAAGTGACCTTTCAATGACATTCCTAAGACATGAATGTGCATAATTGAAGGTCTCCTCTTTACCTTGGGGTTCTGGGGCGTCTCGATACTCCTGCAGATGATACTTAGTTCCCTTGTAAGGAGCAAGGTAACCTAGCCGGTTTGGGTACCCGGAGTCCACAAGGTAATATTTTCCTACATCAGCAAAAAATATTTTACATTCAAGTAGTTGAGCAACAAGGAACCAAATGTACTATCAGATAGGTGTGTACCTGCAGGTGGATGTGGAAAGACATGGCTGTATGTTGTTGTTCCATCATTGAATACTCTCATGTCATGTACAGACCCTGGCCAACCAGCAAGAACAAATGTAAATCTCATGTCAAAGTTACAGACAGCCATGACATTTTGTGTAGTCATGCCCTTGCGGCACAAGTGCTGCACAAACTTATCATTGGGCACCACACAAGGTATATGAGTCCCATCTATAGCCCCTATGCAGTCCTTGAAGTAGGGATAGAACCTACAGTTTCTCAGTCTAggatgcattgttctaaattgtGGGTCGATGGCTTAATGATGTCAGCAGCAAGCTTCACCATACACTTTAAAACTTTGTTTAACATGTTGGAGACAGTCCCTAGTGACCTCTTAAATCTGTCCTCAGCTTGCCtaactgtgacagaaccgcccaatttatacaagatcaagtacggttgtccccctaacacgttgacacacccatactttcactcatataaacccggtagtccgccgagtgtcccgaaagacctcggtaaatcaacatcacaaccaagatcgcgtgattaagcaaatacacattacatacatcgagttgcagcggaaataatattacaaaggggttaacaaataatagtacaagtttgggtttcaaaaccgcttatgaaaacaacatagctttcaaatgattacattaatataagttccaaatatagtgctagcataagtgacatcatccgacaaaagcatatagatgagaagtaagtatagaatcaccgagcccaccggtggttagccaccatcatcaacaggtcgagaacatcacctgcaacaaggtgggataaaccctgagtactcgaatgtactcagccagcttacccgtcggaaaccaaaataaatgacaccaaggattatgcatggctttctttagtgggctagctgacttgtttgtgaaaagcataagctatcatgaagaaaccattttaagtactctgcatcatctttattatgacctatccatctaggtaagcacctgtactatagcaatcacttgattaaccaataacatccagttaccaatttagatttagcatatcccataccatccagataaccatcattgttccataataattactacgatgcagtaactcgagtcaagtgctcactatccaggagcgatggcgattcgaatcgattcctaaccagctggtgatttattccttacacaaacctcactcacccgctaaagtgagatattgatcaccgagtcaactttccaggaatctcgagtttgccaggaaccacatgtacctgggggccgaccgactgcactttggccttatcatccgcccccatgtcctaccacacctgctccggcacagtgcgttgcgggcaatctactcggcccgaaaaatctcccagcttcgcggtcagaaggtactttatccggccagctaaatgtaaggcatgcgttcaacatgactcgagggccaacaacgatcggtccttaatcgacacagacggaaactaacagcaccccagaaccctgtctggttgcctccaactttttccgtccggtctccaattatccatcacatggttaattccaggatatcattctttccatagctaaattcttccagtaaccacctataatgtaggtgaggatatcaccgatcgctaccggtctaagcaaggctaagcagttattcgatcctgacctaacagggtaaaagtaataaggtaggcaaggatagtaataaatgcatcaacggtttcaatcaactcctacaacttaatgcaacaatatataactcatatataaaaagaattgcttttataaattaggagacttataatgctccggggcttgcctgggatccgacacaagtcagctcagttaacttgcaccatcctggtgacatctcagatcctagcactcgcttagtccttccatcttcgggacagatccatcaaacaccgtctttgggtttggctccaacatcacattcttcacgtggttcatctagcgcacctagatgagatgcaatatgcaagtgcataaatctgaagaatagtaccatgagacatatcaaaatagcaagcaagacaagcatagtttacactaacacacttaagtactttgcgatgcttaacttaaacatcacacaatctatcatgctaagatggcaaagaagacgacaacatcaagcatgacacaagtttcccaatgatctcaggtgctctaactcagtcatcactcaaggcataagtcacacttaacaatatacaagcaaacactataattggaatctaccaatttctggacatgcaaacagcagctacaagatttagctataactggagttacacaaatccaaatgacttgcaagaagacattctggaaatcttatgaaattgtctacaattcatatttaaacctatcagcatgattaCAAAGTTAACCaggttaaacaggcacatttatcaaagcTGGTCCAGCAATTcagaaagctacaatttctgaagaccaacttagaacagtcataactcacaaactacttggccacatgccatgaaaatttaacacaagctagttaggtgagttatctacaactttcttattatcatcttaagatgattctacagttagaagggtcaattaatccaataattgcatcgctatccaaaacatagacagaaactgacatgccactttaaacaactataaatggagttatacaggtccaataaatatggttctagactttttagaaagcttgtcaaattctaaacaactttgttgtaaacacctaaagctaattatactattaagaaggccccacaataccaacaatgaAACCCTGTctaggtttgggcagaaacagacacagagatttaagcaagtgtaactcaagatctacttaaccaaaaatcatgatatttaactttttggaaagcttaataaaagtactac encodes:
- the LOC136478358 gene encoding myosin-6-like, which gives rise to MAAQASIAVGSQVWVEDPDVAWIDGEVVKVNGDTVTVKCSNEKTVMAKASNVHAKDPEEAPCGVDDMTKLAYLHEPGVLQNLKSRYDMNEIYTYTGNILIAVNPFRRLPHLYDTQMMQQYKGAEFGELSPHPFAVADVAYRLMRNEGISQSILVSGESGAGKTESTKMIMRYLAYMGGKAASEGRTVEKQVLQSNPVLEAFGNAKTVRNNNSSRFGKFVEIQFDQKGKISGAAVRTYLLERSRVCQISDPERNYHCFYMICAAPPEERERYKLGDPSTFHYLNQSNCIKLEGLDESKEYLETRKAMDIIGISSEEQEAIFRVVAAILHLGNVEFAEGDDGDSSKPKDEKSLFHLKTAAELFMCDETALKDSLCQRIIVTRDENIVKTLDPEAAKGSRDALAKTVYSRLFDWLVNKINNSIGQDPNSKCLIGVLDIYGFESFKTNSFEQFCINLTNEKLQQHFNQHVFKMEQEEYTKEEINWSYIEFIDNQDVLDLIDKKPGGIIALLDEACMLPRSTHETFAQKLYQTFKNHKRFAKPKLSRSDFTICHYAGDVTYQTELFLDKNKDYVVAEHQALLSASKCAFVSGLFPLLSEDSSKSSKFSSIGSRFKQQLQSLLETLSSTEPHYIRCVKPNNLLKPAIFENQNVLQQLRCGGVMEAIRISCAGYPTRRTFYEFIDRFGILAPDVLSGSSDEVSAVRRLLDKVDLQGYQIGKTKVFLRAGQMAELDARRNEVLGRSASMIQRKVRSFLAQKSFIALRRAALQIQTVCRGELARRVYHNLRREAASLKIQTLYRMYTARKAYNELSASAVTIQSGLRGMCACKELHFRRQTRAAIIIQSHCRQFLVRLHYSRTKKAAITTQCAWRGKVARKELRKLKMAARETGALQAAKNKLEKQVEELTWRLQLEKRMRADLEEAKSQENAKLQAALQEVQQQYKETKEILVQEREAAKKAAEIAPVIKEVPVIDTELMNKLRDENDKLKTLVSSLEKKIDDTEKKYQETSKISEDRLKQAMDAETKIVDLNMAMLRLQEKISTMESEEKVQRQALLSTPVKSMSEHLSIPIAPKNLENGYHEVEEHKEPQSAPPAIKEYGNGDPKMRKSCVDRQLENVDALIDCVGKNLGYCAGKPVAAITIYKCLLYWKSFEAEKTSVFDRLIQLIGSAIENEDDNDNLAYWLSNTSSLLFLLQRSLKAAGAPGSVSRKKPPQPTSLFGRMAQGLRSASFANMHVEATDVVRQVEAKYPALLFKQQLTAYVEKIYGIVRDNIKKELSSLISLCIQSPRTMKASMLRVSGRLSGQSQSQSNHWQKIIESLDKLLKILQDNHVPPVLAQKIYTQIFSYINVQLFNSLLLRRECCSFSNGEYVKAGLAELELWCAKATTEYAASSWDELKHIRQAVGFLVIFQKFRISYDEIVNDLCPILSVQQLYRICTQYWDDKYNTQSVSSDVLSNMRVLMTEDSNSAESGSFLLDDNSSILFSVDDITNSMQEKDFTDVKPADELVENPAFQFLQD